One segment of Labrus mixtus chromosome 10, fLabMix1.1, whole genome shotgun sequence DNA contains the following:
- the tmem265 gene encoding transmembrane protein 121: MVPTPQVCVSTLVTVSTMAVVDLYLLEQSMLGARGLPGPGVWQCATVLLGDAGFLLALRFVSAGVVSEARSPRRGFANALWFLFLSLLQLKLFFVCHNYRQERRPPDPLARKTLTLLLSICLPSLFLILTGADHMTPQRRKQEVRSRLLWVVVDLLDVLDLQAGLWEAQGGVTVGAGGVVEQRLPIWAEGLVFFYCYALLLLLPCVALTELGGTGLPGQRGPRKEALYPWLSLVTINIFTLALRGTGMLWYRDPRVSTVFLGKNLLALAVKLSAAWEKHRQERDAAGAGTVTGSEPGDPTLQSESSGQGEGPAQGKAPPAHYHTLSRTQSHTLSHVSLEPTETPLGPSFISHEL, encoded by the coding sequence ATGGTGCCTACGCCCCAGGTGTGCGTATCAACCCTGGTCACGGTGAGCACGATGGCAGTGGTGGACCTCTACCTGCTGGAGCAGAGCATGTTGGGAGCTCGTGGGCTTCCAGGGCCCGGTGTGTGGCAGTGTGCAACAGTGTTGCTAGGAGATGCTGGCTTCCTGCTCGCGCTGCGCTTCGTGTCGGCTGGTGTGGTGTCTGAGGCACGATCCCCACGCCGTGGATTTGCCAACGCCCTTTGGTTCCTGTTCCTGTCACTGCTGCAGCTCAAACTCTTCTTCGTCTGTCACAACTACCGGCAGGAGCGCCGCCCCCCTGACCCGCTGGCCAGAAAGACACTGACGCTGCTGCTGTCCATCTGCCTGCCCTCCCTGTTCCTCATCTTGACGGGTGCCGATCACATGACGCCACAGCGCAGGAAGCAGgaggtgcggagccgtctcctGTGGGTGGTGGTGGACCTGCTGGATGTGTTGGACCTGCAGGCGGGGCTGTGGGAGGCacaaggtggtgttacagtggGGGCTGGAGGGGTTGTTGAGCAGAGGCTGCCCATCTGGGCGGAGGGCCTGGTCTTCTTTTACTGCTAtgccctcctgctgctgctgccgtgtGTGGCCCTTACAGAGCTGGGGGGCACGGGGCTGCCAGGACAGAGGGGGCCTCGTAAAGAGGCTTTGTACCCTTGGCTCAGCCTGGTCACCATCAACATCTTTACACTGGCCCTGAGGGGCACAGGCATGCTGTGGTACAGAGACCCTCGGGTGTCCACAGTCTTCCTGGGGAAGAACCTGCTGGCTCTGGCTGTGAAGCTGAGCGCAGCCTGGGAGAAACACAGGCAGGAGCGcgatgctgcaggagctgggactgtgactggatcagaaccaggagaCCCAACTCTGCAAAGTGAGAGCTCAGGGCAGGGAGAGGGCCCGGCTCAGGGGAAAGCTCCCCCCGCTCACTATCACACACTGTCTCGCACACAAAGCCACACTCTCTCCCACGTCAGCCTGGAGCCCACAGAGACACCCTTAGGACCCTCTTTCATCTCCCATGAACTCTAG